A window of Indicator indicator isolate 239-I01 chromosome 40, UM_Iind_1.1, whole genome shotgun sequence contains these coding sequences:
- the MUC1 gene encoding mucin-1 produces the protein MFTTETTTETTTDTETTTSETTTVETTLRTTLPPVTTAPNFISKNTAGNGTQTSVSSHTPGNTSANSTVAPAPGITASSNTTTNSSSLPPAGTSSPNTNGNGSARVVPTEQTSGSTAPRLTPTAVLDNSQGPNPSKAAVLPPTAGQLLLRVPLSFRILNRSFNESLRDPTSKEYQSLQYSVLSMFERVFGCVGCMGRQTYKGCSELQFSQGSVLVQSTLVFGHGNGTASSSAAEQQLRSSLDPNGFIMDLQLADIQSAVEVMSPAPVPVVPDWAIALLVLTTCTCRRKSRGKLDLSNKKDSYHPMAEYPPYQSHGRYAPPNSKPSPYSQVASSNGAGTGTFTYTNPAAGSDNL, from the exons ATGTTCACCACCGAGACCACCACAGAGACCACGACTGACACGGAGACCACCACCAGCGAAACCACCACCGTGGAGACAACCCTGAGGACAACTCTCCCTCCTGTGACCACTGCTCCAAACTTCATCTCCAAAAACACAGCTGGCAACGGGACCCAAACTTCTGTCTCCTCCCACACCCCAGGCAACACCTCAGCAAACAGCACCGTGGCACCTGCCCCTGGCATCACTGCCAGCTCCAACACCACCACgaacagcagctccctgcctcctgctggCACCTCCAGCCCCAACACCAACGGGAACGGCAGTGCTCGGGTCGTGCCCACAGAGCAGActtctggcagcacagcccccaggCTGACCCCCACGGCTGTGCTGGACAACAGCCAAGGTCCTAACCCCAGCAAAGCTGCAGTCCTGCCTCCCACCGctggccagctgctgctccGTGTCCCTCTGTCCTTCCGCATCCTCAACAGGAGCTTCAACGAGAGCCTGAGGGACCCCACGTCCAAGGAGTACCAGAGCCTGCAGTACTCCGTCTTGAGCATG TTTGAACGTGTCTTTGGCTGTGTGGGCTGCATGGGCAGGCAGACCTACAAGGGCTGCAGTGAGCTCCAGTTCAG CCAGGGCTCGGTGCTGGTGCAATCCACCCTCGTGTTCGGGCACGGCAATGGCACCgcctccagcagtgctgctgagcagcagctgaggagcagcctggacCCCAACGGCTTCATCATGGACCTGCAGCTGGCTGATATCCAGA GTGCTGTGGAGGTGATGTCCCCAGCACCAGTGCCTGTGGTCCCAGACTGGGCTATTGCTCTGCTGGTCCTG ACCACCTGCACCTGCCGCCGGAAGAGCCGAGGGAAGCTGGACCTGTCCAACAAGAAGGACTCCTACCACCCCATGGCTGAGTACCCCCCGTACCAGAGCCACGGGCGCTATGCACCCCCCAACAGCAAGCCCAGTCCCTACAGCCAG GTGGCCAGCAGCAACGGGGCAGGGACTGGCACCTTCACCTACaccaaccctgctgctggctctgacaACCTCTGA